The following coding sequences are from one Lysinibacillus sp. FSL W8-0992 window:
- a CDS encoding YicC/YloC family endoribonuclease: protein MVRSMTGFGRGVTTTRDFQLTVEIRSVNHRFLEIHAKFPKEWLEAEIFAKKLISQALSRGKIDVMVDVKDLENVEQSIEINWSLIEAYRKAKEQLASKVPLEEKWTMQELLALEQALVQKKPQLTPEDLLGAVEHAVTEATRQLIQMREREGQELQDVVVQYKEQLMEQVNQIRSYSSLAVEKYRTRLLERIAEIADGALLEDRLLAEVAIFAERVDITEELDRLDSHFNQLEETLLETVSIGRKLDFLMQEIHREINTIGSKNQSTEAAVAVVQAKTILEKMREQVQNIE from the coding sequence TTGGTGCGTAGTATGACTGGTTTTGGCAGAGGTGTCACAACAACAAGAGACTTTCAGTTAACCGTAGAAATACGCTCGGTCAACCATCGTTTTTTAGAAATTCATGCAAAGTTCCCAAAAGAATGGCTTGAAGCAGAAATTTTTGCTAAGAAATTGATTTCACAAGCTTTATCACGTGGAAAAATTGATGTGATGGTAGATGTGAAGGATTTAGAAAACGTCGAGCAATCTATTGAAATTAATTGGTCATTAATTGAAGCGTATCGTAAGGCAAAAGAGCAATTAGCAAGTAAAGTACCCCTAGAAGAAAAATGGACAATGCAGGAGCTATTAGCGCTAGAGCAAGCGTTAGTACAGAAAAAACCGCAACTAACGCCAGAGGATTTATTGGGGGCAGTTGAGCATGCGGTGACAGAAGCTACTAGACAGTTGATCCAAATGCGTGAGCGTGAAGGGCAAGAATTGCAAGATGTTGTTGTACAATATAAGGAACAGTTAATGGAACAAGTGAATCAAATTCGCTCGTATTCATCACTTGCTGTTGAAAAATATCGTACGCGATTATTAGAACGAATTGCTGAAATAGCAGATGGAGCGCTCTTAGAAGACCGTTTGCTCGCAGAAGTAGCGATATTTGCTGAACGAGTGGACATAACAGAAGAGTTAGATCGTTTAGATAGTCATTTTAACCAACTGGAAGAAACGTTACTAGAAACAGTTTCAATCGGACGTAAATTAGACTTTTTAATGCAGGAGATTCATCGCGAAATTAATACAATAGGTTCAAAAAATCAATCGACAGAAGCAGCCGTTGCAGTAGTTCAGGCAAAAACAATTTTAGAAAAGATGCGAGAACAAGTTCAAAATATCGAATAA
- the gmk gene encoding guanylate kinase, which yields MIKERGLLIVLSGPSGVGKGTVRKELFSQPNTNYEYSISMTTRNPREGEVDGVDYFFKSREEFETLIEQGGLLEHAEFVGNYYGTPLTYVNETLDAGRDVFLEIEVQGAAQIRKKAPDALFIFLAPPSLTELKDRLVGRGTETADVIAKRIATASEELEMMSLYDYVVENDEVTNACDRINAIIKAEHCRRERVEKRYLSMLRGE from the coding sequence ATGATAAAAGAACGTGGATTATTAATTGTTCTGTCTGGCCCATCTGGTGTAGGAAAAGGGACAGTGCGAAAAGAATTATTTTCTCAACCGAATACGAATTATGAGTATTCCATCTCAATGACAACACGAAATCCTCGCGAAGGTGAAGTAGATGGTGTAGACTATTTTTTTAAGTCGCGTGAAGAGTTTGAAACGTTAATTGAACAAGGTGGCTTATTAGAACACGCTGAATTTGTAGGGAATTACTACGGCACTCCGTTAACGTATGTAAATGAAACACTTGATGCTGGTCGTGATGTGTTTTTGGAGATTGAAGTACAAGGAGCAGCGCAAATTCGTAAAAAAGCACCGGATGCCTTATTTATTTTCTTAGCCCCTCCAAGTTTAACGGAATTAAAAGATCGTTTAGTTGGGCGTGGGACAGAGACAGCGGATGTTATTGCGAAGCGCATCGCAACTGCAAGTGAAGAGCTTGAAATGATGAGCTTATATGATTATGTAGTTGAAAATGATGAAGTGACAAATGCCTGTGATCGTATAAATGCGATTATTAAAGCCGAGCATTGTCGAAGAGAACGTGTTGAAAAAAGATATTTGTCAATGTTGAGAGGAGAATAA
- the rpoZ gene encoding DNA-directed RNA polymerase subunit omega → MLYPSVDALKKEIDSKYSLVSLASKRARQMQEIEGTERLHKYVSYKYVGKALEEVAAGVLTKVSQDESAVYEDEI, encoded by the coding sequence ATGTTATACCCATCAGTAGATGCCTTAAAAAAAGAGATCGATTCAAAATATTCTTTAGTAAGCTTAGCGTCAAAACGTGCTCGTCAAATGCAAGAGATTGAAGGCACTGAGCGCTTGCACAAATATGTTTCCTATAAATATGTAGGAAAAGCACTTGAAGAGGTAGCAGCAGGTGTACTTACGAAAGTATCTCAAGATGAGTCAGCTGTGTACGAAGACGAAATCTAA